The following are from one region of the Achromobacter xylosoxidans genome:
- a CDS encoding hybrid sensor histidine kinase/response regulator translates to MIRLRHRLSPSRLDTVTRFRRYQRWQSLGGGVLITVAVLLTFALEAKTTAEKYLEYVRQSFVAEHAVLMKEIYTRENAFRISQASAELMWREAAPFDAAQIAKYRSRGEELLVESDEDSRSQWILGSGGGRVTNGATGKFFNLAEQIGRIPSGGPAAHDNSLASFFFGVNGSIAGLVPAPEAAVRQRILADRDRYLALLTGEVSRRMLIATDAGTDTWRSLRWIPPVANPITGKQVFRIGGTILDKGVPVAVLVTEYSPLQPGASQAVNRQAGDFAIMSASGQLIAASPGAGAGDAQEMAPAADLADIPAGTRQERTRSGQFSISEGLGPTDWVLVFTLDWSSIVNAISAQLTTPAIMTATTLALIWALLLYFELRVVRPLMNRSRLALESEHLNRTLIETAPVGLGLIDAASGSPLLHSPAMEKMTARVGVGKFSLSAELANRYRRRASAPTGKRDTDVVEEDLSFVARDGTPVTLSVSMAGARYRGSNVVVAAFIDVTEKYQLAHRLREAKAAADRGNAAKSAFLAAMSHEIRTPLHAILGHLELLSRSRLAPVQRNRLETVRASSGLLLATISDVLDFSKIEAGELSLEQAEFDLLEVTSHALSMFAPQAQAKGLALLGDLGAALRQPMRGDATRLGQVIHNLLSNAIKFTDQGKVVLRTRTDAAGIAVEVEDTGMGMTEEQAQSVFRAFSQADATIGRRYGGTGLGLTLCCRLVEAMGGSLSVRSEPGSGSLFAFSLPLGIEAREADRPWFAGEQVLLLAARDNCRHRLEAILRTWGLRVNARRHPSELDEDMLDEATVLIIWGDKIDWQPEDEDRLLDESSWVIDCGMLGPATPQDTGRKLSVSMYGLHGLASALRHVLQDAPLATAASTTAPRHSVRSLRVLVAEDNAANRGLFEEQFKLLGCEVDLAEGGAQACALLASQRYDVLVTDLAMPGMDGYALARQARSMRPDMPVIAATACVTKHERQRCGKAGIARVLTKPLPLAELELALLDVCGQTGPGPRQAPEAADNGPQALTGGRAFPPALLRTLEQSCSQSLDTIKRAAVDEDSGRLRGELHALRGMLAIFRLPALAEQCAQLDTRLNQPGVRGSADAVARICDDVLAAVKSAVAMPDAQPATEQA, encoded by the coding sequence TTGATTCGACTACGCCACCGCCTGAGCCCCTCGCGGCTCGACACCGTGACGCGCTTTCGCCGCTATCAGCGCTGGCAGAGCCTGGGCGGCGGCGTGCTGATCACGGTCGCGGTGCTGCTGACCTTCGCCCTGGAAGCCAAGACCACCGCCGAAAAATATCTGGAGTACGTGCGCCAATCGTTCGTGGCCGAACACGCCGTGCTCATGAAGGAAATCTATACGCGCGAGAACGCCTTCCGCATCAGCCAGGCAAGCGCGGAGCTGATGTGGCGGGAAGCGGCGCCCTTTGATGCCGCTCAGATAGCAAAGTACCGCAGCCGGGGCGAAGAGCTGCTGGTGGAGTCCGACGAGGATTCCCGCTCTCAATGGATATTGGGTTCGGGCGGCGGCCGGGTGACGAACGGTGCGACAGGAAAGTTCTTCAATCTGGCCGAGCAGATCGGCCGCATTCCCTCAGGCGGGCCCGCAGCCCATGACAACTCGCTGGCCTCGTTCTTCTTTGGCGTCAATGGCAGCATCGCCGGCCTGGTTCCCGCCCCCGAAGCAGCGGTCCGCCAGCGGATCCTGGCGGACCGCGACCGCTACCTCGCCCTGCTGACCGGCGAAGTCAGCCGGCGCATGCTGATCGCCACCGATGCCGGCACCGACACATGGCGCTCCTTGCGCTGGATCCCTCCCGTCGCCAATCCGATCACGGGCAAGCAGGTATTCCGCATCGGTGGAACCATACTGGACAAGGGCGTGCCCGTCGCCGTGCTGGTGACGGAGTATTCCCCCCTGCAACCCGGCGCTTCGCAGGCAGTGAACCGGCAGGCGGGCGACTTCGCCATCATGTCCGCCAGCGGCCAACTCATCGCTGCATCGCCGGGCGCCGGTGCCGGCGACGCTCAGGAAATGGCTCCGGCCGCCGACCTCGCCGATATTCCTGCCGGAACGCGCCAGGAAAGGACGCGCTCTGGCCAGTTTTCGATTTCGGAAGGATTGGGGCCCACGGACTGGGTGCTGGTCTTTACGCTGGACTGGAGCAGCATCGTCAATGCCATAAGCGCACAGCTGACCACGCCCGCGATCATGACTGCAACCACGCTGGCGTTGATATGGGCGCTGCTGCTCTACTTCGAGCTGCGCGTGGTCCGACCCTTGATGAACCGTTCCAGGCTGGCGCTGGAGAGCGAGCATCTCAACCGCACGCTCATCGAGACGGCTCCCGTGGGCCTGGGCCTGATCGACGCTGCCAGCGGCAGTCCGCTGCTGCACAGCCCGGCCATGGAGAAGATGACCGCGCGCGTGGGAGTGGGAAAATTCAGCCTTTCGGCAGAGCTGGCCAATCGTTATCGGCGGCGCGCCAGCGCACCCACAGGGAAGCGCGACACGGATGTGGTCGAGGAAGACCTCTCGTTCGTGGCCCGCGATGGCACTCCCGTCACCTTGTCGGTCAGCATGGCAGGCGCGCGCTACCGCGGGTCGAACGTGGTCGTGGCGGCGTTCATCGACGTCACCGAAAAATACCAGCTAGCCCACCGCCTGCGCGAAGCCAAGGCCGCCGCGGACCGCGGCAATGCCGCCAAGTCGGCCTTCCTGGCGGCGATGAGCCATGAAATACGCACGCCGCTGCACGCCATCCTGGGACACCTGGAGCTGCTCTCGCGCTCGCGCCTGGCGCCGGTCCAGCGCAACCGTCTCGAAACCGTGCGCGCGTCCTCGGGACTGCTGCTCGCCACGATCAGCGATGTGCTGGACTTCTCCAAGATCGAGGCCGGCGAACTCAGCCTGGAGCAGGCGGAGTTCGACCTGCTCGAAGTCACCTCGCACGCTCTGTCCATGTTCGCGCCCCAGGCCCAGGCCAAAGGACTGGCCTTGCTGGGCGATCTGGGCGCTGCGCTCAGGCAGCCAATGCGAGGGGATGCCACACGGCTGGGACAGGTCATTCACAACCTGCTCTCCAATGCCATCAAGTTCACCGACCAAGGCAAGGTGGTACTGCGTACCCGGACCGACGCGGCCGGCATCGCCGTCGAGGTCGAGGACACTGGCATGGGCATGACGGAAGAACAGGCGCAGAGTGTCTTTCGCGCTTTCAGCCAGGCCGACGCGACCATAGGCCGGCGCTATGGCGGCACGGGCCTGGGGCTGACACTGTGTTGCCGGTTGGTGGAGGCAATGGGCGGCTCCCTGTCCGTGCGCAGCGAACCTGGAAGCGGCAGCCTGTTCGCGTTTTCCTTGCCGCTGGGCATCGAAGCCCGCGAGGCCGACAGGCCATGGTTCGCCGGCGAGCAGGTGTTGCTGCTGGCCGCGCGCGACAACTGCCGTCACCGCCTGGAAGCCATCCTGCGGACCTGGGGACTGCGCGTCAACGCCCGCCGCCATCCATCCGAACTGGACGAAGACATGCTGGACGAAGCGACGGTTCTCATCATCTGGGGCGACAAGATCGACTGGCAGCCGGAGGACGAAGACAGATTGCTGGACGAATCTTCATGGGTGATCGATTGCGGCATGCTGGGGCCCGCCACGCCGCAGGACACGGGACGCAAGCTCAGCGTTTCCATGTACGGGCTGCATGGCCTGGCCTCGGCCCTGCGGCATGTGCTGCAGGACGCGCCTCTCGCTACCGCGGCGTCCACGACCGCACCGCGGCATTCGGTCCGTTCGTTGCGGGTGCTGGTGGCCGAAGACAACGCCGCCAACCGCGGCCTGTTCGAAGAACAGTTCAAACTGCTGGGCTGTGAAGTCGATCTGGCGGAGGGAGGCGCGCAGGCTTGCGCGCTGCTGGCATCGCAGCGCTATGACGTGCTGGTCACCGATCTCGCGATGCCCGGCATGGACGGCTACGCGCTGGCCCGACAGGCCCGATCCATGCGGCCGGACATGCCCGTCATCGCTGCCACGGCCTGCGTGACGAAGCACGAGCGGCAGCGCTGCGGCAAAGCCGGCATCGCGCGGGTGCTGACCAAGCCCCTGCCGCTAGCCGAACTCGAACTCGCCTTGCTGGACGTGTGCGGACAAACCGGACCCGGCCCGCGGCAAGCCCCGGAGGCGGCCGACAACGGTCCGCAGGCCTTGACCGGCGGACGCGCCTTTCCCCCGGCACTGCTGCGTACGCTGGAGCAATCTTGCTCGCAGTCCCTGGACACCATCAAACGCGCTGCCGTCGACGAGGACAGCGGCCGCCTGCGCGGCGAACTGCACGCCTTGCGCGGCATGCTGGCCATTTTCCGCCTGCCCGCGCTGGCCGAACAGTGCGCTCAGCTGGATACCCGCCTGAACCAGCCAGGCGTGCGCGGATCGGCAGACGCGGTGGCGCGCATCTGCGACGACGTGCTCGCCGCAGTGAAAAGCGCCGTGGCCATGCCTGATGCCCAGCCGGCCACTGAGCAGGCTTGA
- a CDS encoding sulfatase-like hydrolase/transferase, which translates to MKRPNILLITTDQHRGDCLGFAGRRVKTPHIDLLASTGTHFAACITPNVVCQPSRASMLTGLLPLTHGVCDNGIDLDLRAGEAGFAGSLAAAGYDTGFIGKAHFSTHHTFQATGRPECQYSEAGMGPDWAGPYMGFKHVELVVEGHNYWLPTPLPGGLNHSRWHYGDGLGELRNQLYETDLGPASGAPQTFNSALPAAWHNSAWIGDRTIDYLREHRDRPFCLWASFPDPHHPFDCPEPWSRLHHPDEVDLPRHRVTDYDRRPWWHRASMESKPMGNAEVQAVRQNFSRMPTQSDEALRRIIANYYGMISLVDHQVGRLMKALSEYGLDQDTIVIFTSDHGEWLGDHGLMLKGPMPYEGLLRVAMVASGPGIAAGRKVEDPVSTLDLAATFCDYAGASALGPQHGRSLRPLLEGGDASREFALSEWDVAASRCGVELKLRTVRTRDWKLTVELGSGAGEMYCLTEDPDEMDNLFDDPGHAAKRRELAAMLATRPADQLPARVPASGIA; encoded by the coding sequence ATGAAACGCCCCAACATTCTTCTCATCACGACCGACCAGCATCGCGGCGACTGCCTGGGCTTTGCGGGACGCCGGGTCAAGACGCCGCACATCGACCTGCTGGCGAGCACGGGCACGCATTTCGCGGCCTGCATAACGCCCAACGTCGTCTGCCAGCCTTCGCGCGCCTCCATGCTGACCGGCCTGCTGCCGCTGACGCATGGCGTCTGCGACAACGGCATCGACCTGGATCTGCGCGCCGGCGAGGCAGGATTTGCCGGCAGTCTCGCCGCTGCCGGCTACGACACGGGCTTCATCGGCAAGGCGCATTTCTCCACGCACCATACCTTCCAGGCCACCGGACGGCCCGAATGCCAGTACAGCGAGGCTGGCATGGGACCGGACTGGGCGGGGCCGTACATGGGCTTCAAGCATGTGGAGCTGGTGGTGGAGGGCCACAACTATTGGCTGCCCACGCCGTTGCCCGGCGGCCTGAACCATTCGCGCTGGCACTACGGCGACGGCTTGGGCGAACTGCGCAACCAGCTGTACGAGACCGACCTGGGGCCGGCCAGCGGCGCGCCGCAGACCTTCAATTCCGCCTTGCCCGCAGCCTGGCACAACTCCGCCTGGATCGGCGATCGCACCATCGACTACCTGCGCGAGCATCGCGACCGGCCGTTCTGCCTGTGGGCCTCGTTCCCCGATCCCCATCACCCCTTCGATTGCCCCGAGCCCTGGTCGCGCCTGCACCATCCCGACGAGGTCGATCTGCCGCGCCATCGCGTCACCGACTACGATCGCCGGCCTTGGTGGCACAGGGCCAGCATGGAGAGCAAGCCCATGGGCAATGCCGAAGTGCAGGCGGTGCGGCAGAATTTCTCGCGCATGCCGACCCAATCGGACGAGGCGCTGCGCCGGATCATCGCCAACTACTACGGCATGATCTCGCTGGTGGACCATCAGGTGGGGCGCCTCATGAAGGCGCTGAGCGAGTACGGTCTGGATCAGGACACCATCGTGATCTTCACCTCAGACCACGGCGAATGGCTGGGCGACCACGGACTGATGCTCAAGGGTCCCATGCCATATGAAGGCCTGCTGCGCGTGGCCATGGTGGCCAGCGGCCCTGGCATCGCGGCCGGGAGAAAGGTGGAAGACCCGGTTTCCACGCTGGACCTCGCCGCGACCTTCTGCGACTACGCCGGAGCGTCGGCCTTGGGGCCGCAACACGGCCGCAGCTTGCGCCCGTTGCTGGAAGGCGGAGATGCCTCCCGCGAGTTCGCCTTGAGCGAATGGGATGTGGCGGCATCGCGCTGTGGCGTGGAGCTGAAGCTGCGCACCGTGCGCACGCGCGACTGGAAGCTGACCGTCGAACTGGGCAGCGGCGCGGGTGAGATGTATTGCCTGACGGAAGATCCGGACGAGATGGACAATCTCTTCGATGATCCGGGTCATGCCGCGAAGCGGCGGGAACTGGCCGCCATGCTCGCAACCCGGCCCGCGGACCAATTGCCGGCGCGCGTGCCGGCATCGGGTATCGCTTGA
- a CDS encoding tripartite tricarboxylate transporter substrate binding protein: protein MLKLARGALAALSLAVPLAVPLAAAAAYPDRPVTLVVPSVPGGAADVVGRLVAAEMSKQWGVPVIVENRAGGAGVIGAQAVARAKPDGYTLLLGPDASFTAVPYLMQDVPYRTEDFAPVATLATLQYVLVAAPTAPFKSLRELLEQARARPDAITYASGGPGSTHHLAMALFEHAAGISLKHVPYKAAPQGFVGVMGSQVDLMFIVASTAVPQIKAGKVQGLANAGAAPIAGAPDLPMVKDEVKDFTFYSWFGLFAPARTPAPVLADLQRAVATVLKSPEVRDKMQAQGMIVGDQDGLGLSERIAHDTRVLAPVLSDIKTATSKQQ, encoded by the coding sequence ATGCTGAAACTTGCGCGCGGCGCCCTGGCCGCCCTGAGCCTGGCCGTACCTCTGGCTGTTCCCCTGGCGGCGGCCGCGGCCTATCCGGACCGCCCCGTCACGCTGGTGGTGCCCTCGGTGCCCGGCGGCGCGGCCGACGTGGTCGGACGCCTGGTCGCCGCGGAAATGTCCAAACAATGGGGCGTTCCCGTCATCGTGGAAAACCGCGCGGGCGGCGCCGGCGTCATCGGCGCCCAGGCCGTGGCGCGCGCCAAGCCTGATGGCTACACGCTGCTGCTGGGGCCGGACGCCTCGTTCACGGCAGTGCCTTACCTGATGCAGGACGTGCCGTATCGCACCGAGGATTTCGCGCCCGTCGCGACGCTGGCGACCCTGCAATACGTGTTGGTGGCGGCGCCTACAGCGCCATTCAAGTCCTTGCGTGAACTGCTGGAGCAGGCGCGCGCGCGCCCTGACGCCATCACCTACGCCAGCGGCGGCCCGGGTTCGACTCACCATTTGGCGATGGCACTGTTCGAGCACGCGGCCGGCATCTCGCTCAAGCACGTGCCGTACAAGGCCGCGCCCCAGGGCTTTGTCGGCGTGATGGGCAGCCAGGTCGATCTGATGTTCATCGTCGCCAGCACGGCCGTGCCGCAGATCAAGGCCGGCAAGGTGCAGGGGCTGGCCAATGCGGGAGCCGCGCCCATCGCGGGCGCGCCCGACCTGCCGATGGTGAAGGACGAAGTGAAGGACTTCACGTTCTATAGCTGGTTCGGCCTGTTCGCGCCGGCGCGCACGCCTGCGCCGGTGCTAGCCGATTTGCAGCGCGCCGTGGCCACCGTCCTGAAGAGTCCAGAGGTCCGGGACAAGATGCAGGCCCAGGGCATGATCGTGGGCGATCAGGACGGGTTGGGCTTGAGCGAACGCATCGCCCATGACACCCGTGTTCTCGCGCCCGTGCTTTCCGACATCAAGACCGCCACCAGCAAGCAGCAATGA
- a CDS encoding LysR family transcriptional regulator, which yields MSPPDSAAPLQPGWYLRGRLRLRHLQLMLLLDEVHNVGMAAQRMATTQPAVSRMIAELEDMLGARLFDRTPKGTFPTPHGDSLIRHARWVLGDLERMSGEWSAAPDLDVETIHVGVNSAAAAYLVPRALLRFEQQTANVNVLVREGSLEALMPDLHTRKLDLLVARMGAAARTPDTLTQVLYEEPMCVCARSGHPLMDMAQVSWAQLAAYPWIMPPRGSPARIGLDMLLQRHGLYPPSRIESASALNNMMLMANSDLLSLLPRCVARHAAGGREIAILDIELPPVFGPLGIVRHNSLDLSPRMRDLIECLRAEAADAAAPR from the coding sequence ATGAGCCCTCCCGACTCCGCTGCTCCCCTGCAGCCAGGCTGGTATCTGCGCGGCCGGCTGCGCCTGCGCCATCTACAGCTCATGCTGTTGCTGGACGAAGTCCACAACGTGGGCATGGCGGCGCAACGCATGGCCACCACCCAGCCCGCCGTGTCGCGCATGATCGCGGAACTGGAGGACATGCTCGGCGCGCGGCTGTTCGACCGCACGCCCAAAGGCACCTTCCCCACGCCCCACGGCGACTCCCTGATCCGCCATGCGCGCTGGGTGCTGGGCGACCTGGAACGCATGAGCGGCGAATGGTCCGCCGCGCCCGACCTCGACGTGGAAACCATCCATGTCGGCGTCAACTCGGCGGCAGCGGCTTACCTGGTGCCGCGCGCGCTGCTGCGTTTCGAGCAGCAGACGGCCAACGTCAATGTGCTGGTGCGCGAGGGTTCACTGGAAGCGTTGATGCCGGACCTGCACACCCGCAAACTGGACTTGCTGGTCGCGCGCATGGGCGCAGCCGCACGCACGCCTGACACCCTGACGCAAGTGCTGTACGAAGAGCCGATGTGCGTGTGCGCGCGCAGCGGACATCCGCTGATGGATATGGCCCAGGTTTCCTGGGCGCAACTGGCGGCCTATCCGTGGATCATGCCGCCGCGCGGCAGCCCGGCGCGCATCGGCCTGGACATGCTGTTGCAGCGCCATGGCCTGTACCCGCCTTCACGCATCGAATCAGCGTCGGCGCTGAACAACATGATGTTGATGGCCAACAGCGACCTGCTGTCGCTGCTGCCCCGCTGCGTCGCACGGCACGCCGCCGGCGGCCGCGAAATCGCCATCCTGGATATAGAACTGCCGCCCGTGTTCGGCCCGCTGGGCATCGTGCGGCACAACAGCCTGGACTTGTCGCCGCGGATGCGGGATCTGATCGAGTGCCTGCGGGCCGAGGCTGCAGACGCGGCGGCGCCGCGCTGA